Proteins co-encoded in one Flavobacterium fluviale genomic window:
- a CDS encoding GNAT family N-acetyltransferase: protein MITVSTDKTKLDIPFIQNFLKDIYWAAGRTIEEVQTTIDASVCFGIYLDDKQIGFARVITDYVVFAYLMDVFITEEHRGKGYSSILIETMMNEPQLQNVKIWRLATTDAHFLYEKFGFTKLNHPEKMMEKIL from the coding sequence ATGATTACTGTCTCAACTGATAAAACCAAACTTGACATTCCGTTTATACAAAACTTTCTAAAAGATATTTATTGGGCTGCAGGACGGACTATTGAGGAAGTACAGACTACGATTGATGCATCGGTTTGTTTCGGAATTTATTTAGATGACAAGCAAATTGGTTTTGCACGCGTCATTACCGATTATGTGGTTTTTGCTTATTTAATGGATGTTTTTATAACTGAAGAGCATCGTGGAAAAGGATATTCTTCGATTTTAATTGAAACGATGATGAATGAACCTCAACTTCAAAATGTCAAAATTTGGAGATTAGCCACAACAGACGCTCATTTTTTATACGAGAAATTCGGATTTACAAAACTCAATCATCCTGAAAAAATGATGGAAAAAATACTATGA